In Novosphingobium sp. MMS21-SN21R, a single genomic region encodes these proteins:
- a CDS encoding molybdopterin cofactor-binding domain-containing protein: MNITYDMTVHGAKLTGVSRRGFIGASGALVAALTLPAGRVRAATGNPDAANFANWIEIHADGTILIRTGKCDFGQSSIYTAYRQIVAEELCVPLAAMTTVVSGDTDRTPDGGGTFGLLRYGQNMRKVAAMMREASLELAARKLGVPRAQLSVKDGVIAGGGKSVTYADLVRGEDLKLTIEVMGDLTSPMGYFVKGEPPMKPVADYTIIGKPVMNPSIRPKVAGETMWVGDVKLPGMLHARTIHPATLGSTLVKPGKLDAAQFPGARLVRITNLLAVVSPDEWEAVQAAQAVAAETQWTEWKGLPGHEKLADHLNNKVDWAALPVKDGEKNKGDPATIKGEKVHKGSYFMPYFKHAPISPMVTLADYRPDGSVTLHTLSQNAQHLRRMTAKMLGTTEDKVVVRTYPGSGHYGRSNGGSAGSEDEAVLLSRELGRPVRVQWMRADDMQWSSQSSAATADISIALDKDGRIAGYQADHRGLPMQDDRLVGAMLAGLPVIDAPSAETKDGFQNAVSGMSDDWVYTVGAVRERALATLQIGQKESPIAVGLRDHSMRTPVQFQQNFPREMAISEAAMLAGKDPIQFRLDHIGEPRFKPILERLRAESGWATRSSPAPGASATGKAALKGQGASIMLRDQGYWACAAHVSVVPESGEVKVERVTIVADVGVVINPLQLRRQIQAGCLMGVSQALHEEVAFDESAVTSADWSGYPILTMAEMPELRVIIAENGGKGEYGQGSESANALAAPAIAAAVMDATGKAVRRLPLRPEYVKAALV, encoded by the coding sequence GTGAACATCACTTATGATATGACAGTGCACGGCGCGAAGCTCACCGGGGTCAGCCGCCGCGGCTTCATCGGTGCCAGCGGAGCGCTGGTGGCAGCCCTCACGCTGCCCGCGGGCCGGGTGAGGGCGGCGACGGGCAATCCCGATGCCGCCAATTTCGCCAACTGGATCGAGATTCACGCCGATGGCACCATTCTGATCCGCACCGGCAAGTGCGATTTTGGCCAGAGCAGCATTTACACAGCCTATCGCCAGATCGTCGCCGAGGAACTCTGCGTTCCGTTAGCCGCCATGACCACGGTCGTCTCCGGTGATACCGACCGCACGCCAGATGGCGGCGGCACGTTCGGCCTGCTCCGCTATGGTCAGAACATGCGCAAGGTTGCCGCGATGATGCGTGAGGCCTCGCTTGAACTCGCTGCGCGCAAGCTTGGCGTGCCGCGCGCGCAACTCAGCGTGAAGGACGGCGTTATCGCTGGCGGCGGCAAGTCCGTCACTTATGCCGATCTGGTGCGCGGTGAAGACCTCAAGCTGACGATCGAGGTCATGGGCGATCTCACCAGTCCGATGGGATACTTCGTCAAGGGCGAGCCGCCGATGAAGCCGGTGGCGGACTACACGATCATCGGCAAGCCGGTGATGAACCCGTCGATCCGCCCCAAGGTGGCGGGCGAAACGATGTGGGTGGGCGACGTCAAGCTGCCCGGCATGCTCCATGCGCGCACGATCCATCCGGCAACGCTGGGATCGACGCTGGTCAAGCCCGGCAAGCTCGATGCTGCGCAGTTCCCCGGCGCGCGCCTCGTCCGGATCACAAACCTGCTCGCGGTCGTTTCGCCCGATGAATGGGAAGCCGTGCAGGCTGCCCAAGCTGTCGCAGCCGAAACACAGTGGACCGAATGGAAGGGCTTGCCCGGCCACGAAAAACTGGCCGATCACCTGAACAACAAGGTCGACTGGGCCGCACTTCCGGTCAAGGATGGCGAGAAGAACAAAGGCGATCCGGCCACCATCAAGGGCGAGAAGGTGCACAAGGGCAGCTACTTCATGCCCTATTTCAAGCACGCGCCGATCAGCCCGATGGTCACGCTCGCGGACTACCGGCCCGATGGCTCGGTCACGCTCCACACGCTTAGCCAGAACGCTCAGCACTTGCGCCGCATGACCGCGAAGATGCTCGGGACGACCGAGGACAAGGTCGTCGTGCGCACGTATCCCGGTTCGGGTCACTACGGCCGCTCGAACGGCGGAAGCGCGGGCAGCGAGGACGAGGCAGTTCTGCTCTCACGCGAGCTGGGCCGTCCGGTGCGCGTGCAGTGGATGCGCGCCGATGACATGCAGTGGTCGAGCCAGTCGTCTGCGGCCACCGCAGATATCAGCATCGCGCTGGACAAGGATGGCCGCATCGCGGGCTATCAGGCCGACCATCGCGGCCTCCCGATGCAGGACGACCGGCTTGTCGGCGCGATGCTCGCAGGCCTACCGGTGATCGATGCCCCATCTGCCGAAACCAAGGACGGCTTCCAGAACGCGGTCAGCGGCATGAGTGACGACTGGGTCTACACTGTCGGCGCAGTGCGCGAACGTGCTCTGGCAACGCTTCAGATTGGCCAGAAGGAATCGCCCATTGCTGTAGGTTTGCGCGATCACTCGATGCGCACGCCTGTCCAGTTTCAGCAGAATTTCCCGCGCGAAATGGCGATCAGCGAAGCCGCGATGCTCGCGGGCAAGGACCCGATCCAATTCCGGCTCGATCACATCGGCGAACCCCGTTTCAAGCCGATCCTCGAGCGCTTGCGCGCCGAATCCGGCTGGGCCACCCGTTCCTCGCCTGCACCCGGCGCCAGCGCCACGGGCAAGGCGGCGCTCAAGGGGCAGGGCGCCTCGATCATGCTGCGTGATCAGGGCTACTGGGCCTGCGCCGCGCATGTCTCGGTCGTTCCCGAAAGTGGTGAGGTGAAAGTTGAGCGCGTGACGATCGTTGCCGATGTCGGCGTCGTCATCAATCCGCTGCAACTGCGCCGCCAGATTCAGGCCGGTTGCCTTATGGGTGTTAGCCAGGCACTGCACGAGGAAGTCGCCTTCGATGAAAGCGCAGTTACGTCGGCAGACTGGTCGGGGTATCCGATCCTGACCATGGCCGAAATGCCCGAATTGCGCGTGATCATCGCCGAAAACGGCGGCAAGGGCGAATACGGGCAGGGCTCGGAAAGCGCGAACGCGCTCGCAGCCCCTGCCATTGCCGCTGCCGTGATGGATGCAACCGGCAAGGCGGTTCGCCGCCTGCCGCTGCGCCCGGAATATGTGAAGGCGGCGCTGGTTTAA